GTAATTGGAATTACGGTGCCTAGTTATTGAGGCTAGAGAAATGTAAAGTACACTAAGAGCATGCATCAAATCCTCCCATCCATCCTTTGAGCCAATAGTGGCACTATTGCATGTAAGTTCGTTCATATGACAAATATAGAGAAAAATATTCTGAGTATAATTACAATAAGGTACGCATAATTCGATATCATCATTGGATAGGTTCGGTTCAAATTTATAGGAGCGTTGCTCAAACCCAAACTAATGAGTTTTGGCAAGTGCTAGGCTCGCCCAATAAAAACTATTGGCCCAACCACATGGGCTATGTTTgcttttttcaacaaaataattgagctaaataataaatagaatggaaacataaatagaaataatttctgGTGGTACTTTACTTTAGATGAGTCAtaaatacttttcttttctttttaagccACATTTTCTCTTCTAATGCAAACCAATAAGAATTAAAACGCGAGTGTGCCAGCCCAATCCCCTTGTGGTCAAAACTATTATAGAAGGAAAGGCGTGCCGCGGTGCCACTTTACCATTCCGCAAAGTGGAATTCTTCTCCTAATAATTCTTGCTTTGTAAAATGTATTCCCCTAGATCGAAggtaattaaaaattctaagaaaaaaagaaagaaattgaaatatttattaatgaCTTGTTCTCCTTCTGCAGAGCGGTAACTTTTCCATGTTTTACATGTCCCGTTGTTCACACCGTCTGCAAATGGCTAATGTATGTAGAAATTGTTCGTTCTGCACACTCAAATACAAATATCAGTAAACTTAGATTATTTCATCATCTCAAACATCGTGTGagattttataagaaaataCACAACATGGTTTTGTTAGATGCGCCATATTCGACTAATAAGCATTTAGATGAGTGATTTATCATCTTCCAATTTCTATCCTTCAGATCTTTACCTTTTATTGAGTTTAAACTTGAGAAACGGATGAATTAGAGGAGGTTTGATATAGAAGATAGTTCACGAGcattattttttgtaatataacAACCGATCTAATAAATAGATAaagatataatatttttaaaatataaaatagtgaGTTTACGTAAATCCTATTGGGATTTCAAGTACATCCTACTTCATTACATaataaatctgaaaaatataaagaaaaagaaaactcatttaGTTAAAACATCACTGTTCAGAATTTGTAGTATTATCTTATTACCTGGATATATTTCACTTACTTTAAATGTATttaaataaaagtgaaatagAAAGAATAGCTTATACCATTAATTGAATAAGTTCCACTCTACTGATGTTTGTTATTGATAAACATATTTTGTTCGTTAAAGTATAACTGATTCTATTTGAGTAATTTGACTTagcatataaaaataattacagTGAACAAAATAAATCCACTTGgtttaaaaatatatgaattttaataaaattatatttcatttataaCACATCATtcagtttattatttttaattattgtgaAATTTAAATCGAATAAGAAATTCCTGTTACTTTAAATacatataaaattaatatttatcttGAATTCGCAATATTTCAAcgtaaaaaaagattaaattgcAACTCATTTTAAATATAGAACAACTGAAttccatttgattttattttctactgTTGGAATAGACTTATTTCAATATAGCTTCCATTATTGCAAGTATAATATAGAAGCACGAAGATTCATATACCAGAActagctaaaatttttaaaagaccTAGCCCTGCACCTTGGTGTGTGgctatataaattataaatcaaaatgaagaatatGAAGTATGAGATGTTTAAGCAtaaaaataactcaaaattCTAAGCTACTATGTTCTCTGTATTCTTTATAATGTCCTATTTATAGATAATTTCACTGATATATACAGTGCTTGACCTGAGAATCCATTTTGATAGTGGGTTCGGCAAATGATCAATTTGGACAAACCGAACCATGTTGATcgtccttttcttcttgggaACGTATTGTTTGACATTTAATATGAACTCTTCCTTCTGTTTCTCTACCTTTGTGGAGAGGAAAAATAACACAGGTGAATAACTCTATACTTACTGctaagtgaaaaagaaaaaattacatgCAAGGCAATTTCTAAGTGAGATTTTGTATTTCAGAAAATAACCAACTGAACGCAAAATACGAAACTAGCATCGGTAATTAACTAGAGAAGCATTAgaagtgatcttttttttaaGAAGAATTATTGGGTAAATCTGATGCATGCACCCTAAATTCATATGAACCATCGAATTTGGTGGATCCTATATAAAGAGAAGGTGGGCCTTACTACATCAAACAATTTAGAAATATATGGGTTCACACGCTTGATACTGTAATAACTTGTCTtctctagaaaagaaaattgattgcGCTTAAAATAAACCCTCTCAATTAGTACGATAACTTATACACATCTAATTGTCGCACGTATTGTTCGACCAACTATTGCATCCTCACCATGTCCCCAAATTGTGGTGGATAGAGGGAATGTCTTGTCCCCAAACTTTCAATATGTATGTATTATCAAAAGCGGATGACGTTATGAGGAAGTAACAAAGTGTAATTTTAGGAGTGGCGAGTAAAAGTTCAGAACAAAATGCATATTACTCCCGGAATTTAGAGGGTTCATATAATCTTCCCTAAATTGAAAGTGGAGATAAATGATATAAAGTGTAGAATTAGAGAAAATTGTTGGTAGATAAATTAATAGACGATCGTGGTGCATGTACTAAATGGAACTgtcttattttaaaataatgggGCTTATGTACATAGGTCCCACCTAAGACTCGTTAAATTCAaaggttaataccataaaaaaaaacccaaaaaatgatacatttgtgataaatttgccttccattagtttatattaaattagattaataccacaaaaaatcataaactagtacacttgtaataaaCGGATGAtaaaactcaaaactagtatATTCGTCAACCGTCACGTATTATTTAACTCAGtaacaaaatttaattaaaattaacagAGAGTAATTTTACCACATATGTACCGGTTTAAGgtttagtttgggataaattgatCACATATGTAccaaattaagattttttacGGTATAAGTcctaaattcaatttagtacaTAATTTACTTAATATTTTTCAGTGGGAGATAACATTGTCACTATCGCTATGATAATCACATGCACTATTTTCCACAATCAAGCAGACCAAATCAAAGAAGGAAAAGCacagaagagaaaaagataaatcaaaCCGCGGAAATTCGTCCGGTGATGCCGCTCTCGCCGCTCTCGCCGCTCTCCCCATCTTGGCTTTCTTTCCAATTCTCCAAACTCGTCGAAAATGTAGACTTTTCTTTATTCCCTCGAAACCCTAGAAACCCTAGTTTCTTGTTCTGACCGTTTCTTGTCTTTaacaattatttatttttctggacCCTTTTGAACTCCTGAATCTGATTGGCTCAAGCCAAGAATTTTCCCGTATTATTATTTAACAAGACGGTTATGTCGTTGGGATATTATAGCACATTTGAAATGTTAAGTTGCTTCTAATCTCCGGCAATCTTGCAAATAAGACAAATTGAGGTCCCATGCAAAGATTCTACGTATCCTATGCCTCCAATATTTCATCTTTTTTGTTCTATTGCAtatactttttctttcctttttttcctaaataagtGAGGAAAACCATAAATTCCGACTCTATGAATCAAACTccaaatgaataatttaaacaTAAAATTATTTGCACTCGTGACATGGGAGCCAAACTAAGGTCTTGCTTTTAATAagccaatttcattttttttttcaataacatGAAATAGTGGGTCTTCTTCATAACAAGTtcttgttgaaaaattatttgaaaagtcctatttttttcaatttattactTCACGATAGTTCAATTTAAAGTTCTGGtcaattcttcaatttgaacaatttaatccttaatatttttcgtttatctTTTAGCTATGGATATAAATTTAGGGTTCttgtatatataataaatattatcaGTACAATGGAAAAACCTTTTATCAACGGCTTTAATGACGGTGTGAATATTAGCTTTTGAGTTATGGTGTTATCTATATGAAACTCATACGATAACCAAGGCcgattataaattattattttatttaatagtGTTAGTGCTTCATTATATAATGGATTTTACGTTTTTTCCGTGAAGGACTGCCCCATGGTTTCGTCCATGCATGGCACCATATTCCTTGAAAGCGAAAGCCCTCACATTTTAATTCACCGTTAGAAGCGCTGATTATCAGCCGAAATTTATGACCATATGATAATATATACTATGTTACCTACCCTGGGATTAATCAATTGACAATAGCGTCACTATGCTTTCGGTTCTGGAACCGCTTATTCAAGGTTTGATTCCTATCTCAAAGAACTTGGATCTAAATGGAGGCCATAACGATGGGTTGAGTTTTTTGCAGCCGGGTAATTAGGGTCGTGCCTctcaatcatatatatataaagccaTATGCATCTATGCCTTCTTGTTTTATTCGACACATACACAAATATCTATATCTATATACCCGCGTCAAAACACCCTTAGTCTCACTTTTAGATCCTCTAAATTACCTTTTTGTCTCATACCCACCAATTTCATATAAAACCATCCGGTTTCTTTGTCTCCTCATAGTTTTAGACTTCTTTATTacctttgttttctttatcttttactCACCTATTTCATATATGAACttactcattttctttcaatgcaTAATTATCTAAAACCAGTATATAATAACAATGCGGATGAATTGCTATTTGCATTCAAGCCAAGCGATTGTATTGTTAGTAATTTCAAGATATTTTCAAATGGACTATATACTTTCTTTGGGAAAATAGACGATGGTTCTCAAAGGTAGTGATATTACTTTGCCTCTTTCCACAAAAGAGATGCATCCTCAGTCAAGGCCTGATTCACCGGAGAGATGATTAAGGAGATCGACGTTTTCAACTATCATAAGGTAAGCTACAAGTCCATATAGTGATGTCACCCATCTTTAAATTCTCTTTCCAAGATGAAAGCAATCTGATAGTCAATATGATAGGTTCTCCAatagtttttacattttttcgAATCTCTCAACAGTTGCATACAGTTGATTATatcttttatatttcaattttcttttctatacaAGCAAAAGTTGTTAAGTGAAACCCTCCCATTTTTTGCCTATAAATACTTCACCCTGTTAGTGCTCGTCGTCATCATCACATACACTCTCAAACCTTTCATACTGGCTCGTTATGGCTTCTTTTAGTAAGTCCTCACTAGCAATTACATGCCTCACCTTCCTCTTAGCCTTTGCTGAAACCTCATTTGCCCAAAGCACCCACCAGGACTTTGTTGATGCGCACAACGCAGCCCGCGCCCAGGTCGGGGTGGCCCCGCTAGCATGGAACGACACCGTTGCTGCCTATGCCCAGACATACGCCAGCAAGCGCGCTGCCACTGGCTGTGCCCTGGAGCACTCGATGGGCCCGTACGGCGAGAACCTGGCGGAGGGCTATGGTGAGCTGAGCGGTGAAGATGCTGTCAAGATGTGGGTGAGCGAGAGGGCCAACTACGACCATCACTCCAATGCTTGCGTTGGCGGCGAGTGCTTGCATTACACGCAGGTCGTGTGGAGGAGCTCGATTCATCTCGGGTGCGCTAGGGTTAAGTGTAGCAATGGGTGGTGGTTTGTGACTTGTAACTATGATCCTCCAGGAAATTACGAAGGTGAAAGTCCCTACTAACTAATAATGAGCGTACTTTTCATTTGCATTGGTGACATAATGTCAATGCGTACTAGAGACACTGACTAGCTATAGCCAGCTAGGAATTCTCCTAGTTGAAATTGAATATTGATGGATTGTCATATGTAGTTTGCTTTCCTTACACAAGAAGGATTCATGTGGATTAATAGTTGCCTTCTTTCTAATGGTGTAATGATACGTATGGCTAGTCCTCTGCACTCTTACCTCCGATTATAAAAACAGAAATCTGGATTAAAAAGATTACGTTACAAGTGATGGGGCGGTAGCGGTGCCATAGGGCCTTctcgaggaagaaaaagaaggaaaaggaaataaaaaaatgaaagaaacgaaagaaataggaaaaaaggggaaaaggaaaaaaaatgataagagCACATCTAAGTGATTGAATGTTCAAAGTGCTTATATATTCTTATCTGAAGGGAGAGTAAATTGGAAACGTAAACTCATCTCCATAAACGGAGAAGCACCCGGAAAAATATACTAGCATCAAATAATAATTAACCTGATCAAAGCAGgtgccaaataaaaaaaaaaaatcctaaggaACAAACTTATAGGTACTAAAAAGTCCTActaaaacactttttttatttttttttatactatgACGTGGTAATTTCCTAATAGTTATTGGAAAGAAACTATAATGATTCAATGCATGAGTCTCGCTCATTTTATACCCAATGTAAATGGCCATATTACTTATTAAATATGTTCTAGCAAAGTTCTTATTAGATTTTCTATATGAACACTACTTTTATTATCTaatgaaatttgtattttttttcacGTGAAAGAATGACTTTTGGCTTCTTTCATGCACGGCACCGTATTTATCAGCCGAAGTTTATGATGATACACACCCACCTATGGTTTATCCATTAAAAATGGCATTTCCATACTTTCGGTTTAAGAAGCGATGGTTGTGGATTTGATTCTTATCCCGGGAAATTCAGATTTACTTTGCTTGCTCTTAATTTTactataaaaacaaaaaagagaaatgtcaaATCCTAAGTCTGTTTTATAATTTGGTACTATATGTCATGtggcatatttttattaattattgaataataTTTACTGTACACTTATAGTCTGCCACTTGATTTggtatattaatattaatagaTAACATAGCCTTGCCCAACAAGAAATACCTTTAAAAAGTTGAGAAGAGAGAGCAATATTTAAGGTAATAACAAAGAAGGGCAGGGGACGTAGCGCGATGTATATAaacaagggaaaattttaattaagggcctaaagtggaacaattttctcaaaaaaggacccaaaatggacattgtctcaaataagaacctgaagtgaccaacttagtttcaaataagggcctcaacttaaaagccaaccaaatcttatttgcatCTAGGGGTATTTTCatctaaagactttttttttccttcttttaaaaaaaaaataaattattttctccttctctttcttttcttcatcatcatcgtgcCTTTGCCTTTTTCACTCTTCAAATCGCGTTCTCCAAAGTCCATCTCTATCTTCCTTGCCGAATTAGCCATCAACGCCCTCAACCTCATTTGTCATTGCCCTCAACAGCAATTCCAATGCCTTTGTTGAAAGATGGAGGTCAATCCAAGCCCTAGATCGAGCACGAGTGGACCAAGATGTGAATATAAACAATTACTCAAACAAAAAGGATATTGTAAGTTCATAGCATGCACCATAGACTCTTAATttgagagaacaaaaaaacttaattttatcaagaaaatatcaagatcatttcgctttttttttttttttttttttttttcattgtaagAAAAAATTAGCACAGAAAAAtccactgctttttttttttttttcctagccGCCCGCTTGAATTGTATTGCGCAAGGGAGGAACTGGAATgattatcattaatttttgggcCGAAAGTATGAGAAACGCCCTTATCACTTGGTGAATCCTAGGTGGGTtattaagaaaatcattttaatgGAAAACGATCAAATTTTCGTATATGGTTGGACTTTTAAAAAGGAGTTGAAAATCATTACCTAATATTTGTTATCAATTTGCTCTTAAACCTTTTTGGACGAATGGGCTTGGATTCAAGAGGAGAAATCTAGCGTTCGCTTCTTGCATAAAAAGTTTGATCTAGAATTACTTATCTATATATAATGATGGACTTGTTTTGTCAATTAATACCCCATGTCACTTTAggtgaggaagaaaaggaataaacaTTGGGTATGTTTGTTCGCGGAAAATGAGtgatctaaaaaatattttatgaaaaatgatcGCTTTTATTgtctagaaaaataaatgaatagaaatttttttctttgcccaTGAAAATAATTAGGCATAGATTGCTATCGatgatggaaatttttttcgctaactaatttttctaaacgaTATAAgcaattaaatttcgaaaaatatttttcaaatcacttattTTACATGAAATGAACACACCTTTggttcttcttttcaaaatatacaAACAAAGCTGTTTTCCTCCATCATAtcctattattttattgaacAAGCGATGGATTCACAAGTCCATGACCGAACATTCCGTCAAATGctcttgattttgcataaagaaaaagagacatgGCTCATGGGATGCTCTTGATTTACATGTGGCTCATGACTAATCCATGCATCAGATCCACCGCTAAAGAGATATATAAGATTTTATACGAGTCCATTTAGTCGAAATATAGAGTTTGATGTATAGATTGAGGGCAGTGAAGTATCCTGTTTGTGTTTTTTCCAATTAGAGAGAAGAGGACCGAGGCATATTGATCTGATTccagaaaaaaaggcaaaaaaaaaaaggattgaagTCTGACAAGTGAAATGTCGATTGATCGCATTTATGGATTTTTATGTAAGAGGTTGACACCTTCTTTATATAACATTCTATATGTATAATGAATCGGTTATGTTAATTTGCACTCGTCCTATGTGGTATCGATTATTTATATGCTCTGAACGCAAATTGATACTTGTGAATTAGTCATAACTAAGTAGGGGTGGGCACGGTTTCGACGGGTGGGCTTcaatgcttttttcttttgcccagCCCGAACATGTGGGTGTGGAACTTCTAATTCCGGTTAGCAGGGCcagctcatttttttttttttttttcaaaagaccATACCGAACTAGACTAGGCAACCGACCAAAAGAAAACTAGAGTGGGCTGGTTCAGGCCTAGCCCAactttttttgttggttttaaatgaaaaagagatgaGCTACTATATTTTGGACCTCGAAAATCACTTCTTTTATATGTTTAGATATTTTTAACTTAGTTATGAGTTTGTTACATTGTATTGAGTAGAATTGACGTGTCTTGTattgggaaaagtgttaaaaaaatcctaatttcattacattggtaccaatttaatcttaaatattttaattgcgtcgatttagttctaaacatgtTGACCcaataccaatttagtctttagTTTCTTTAGCTAATTTTGACTAGATATTGCTAACATGAACTTTGGTCAACTTATCTGGTATGGTTGATattgatgttgataatttttaataatattttaatttttttttcgaaatttgtattcttttatttatctcttctttcccttccttcttcctttagccAATCACTAAACCAACAACCAGCTAGAGGTGAGGGCCAGTGAGGATCAACCCTTTCTAAACATTGTAAGGTCACGGGCTTCAAACTTGCAACCTTTGGCAaggaccctcgccaaatctaccGAGGTCGACCGTCGTTCATTACGGGTGCTTGGCTCTTAGTTCCATCcgattccaaggtggaaccgagACTAGACTGGTTGATTCTTGGACCAAGAACTAGATTGCATCATTGGTCCGATCCGATCTAATAGAACCGGTCACttattttttccaatatttttttcttatttttttcctactACTTAAAACTGGATCGAGATAGTGTTTTGTTCacattttactctttttttttaagaaataatacAATAAAAAGTATATTTAGTTGTTCCAATCCGATTCCTCCTTGGAATCGAGAACTAGATTGCTTGGACACCAATTCCATTTTTAGAAACCAGGAATCGGACCAACACTCTTGGGAACAAGATTACACTAGTTGGTCTGGTTCAGTCTAAGCAGTTTTCTATTCAGGCAGTTCGTTTTATACATTCCTATCTCTTATTTCATTAGATTCAATGGGGTGAGCCTTAATAGAGGTTAGGCGATGTTGCCGGATTTGGCAAGGCTGGCCAAATGCTGGGAAGGTccctggaggaagaagaaataaagaaataaagaaataaaaatttgaaaaatatcaaaatattattaaaagtggTCAACGTTAGCGTCGATCATGCCATATATGCCGATCggtgtccatgttagcaatCTTTGGCAAACAAATAGTCggaataattgaattgattaaattaaaagatttaggattgaattgatattactaaaaaatttagaactaaattagcacaaccataatatgtttaag
The window above is part of the Eucalyptus grandis isolate ANBG69807.140 chromosome 6, ASM1654582v1, whole genome shotgun sequence genome. Proteins encoded here:
- the LOC104430140 gene encoding pathogenesis-related protein 1A, which produces MIKEIDVFNYHKDFVDAHNAARAQVGVAPLAWNDTVAAYAQTYASKRAATGCALEHSMGPYGENLAEGYGELSGEDAVKMWVSERANYDHHSNACVGGECLHYTQVVWRSSIHLGCARVKCSNGWWFVTCNYDPPGNYEGESPY